The segment TCTATTATAAAGCTTTCTTTTAACTTGGTCACCCTCGTTCGCTGATCGTTGTTTTCCCACTGATCGCAGGCCTCATGATGGCGACCAGCACGCCCATCGAGTCGTCCCGCATCGCACCCTACATCAACGTTAGCGCGACTCCCCCACCGCCGGCGCCGCCACAAGCACCGAGGCATCCGTCGGAGCGGCTTTTCCTGCCGCCGCATTCCACCGCCGCCACAGTTGCCGTCAGCGGGGCGGCTGGTGCCAGAGGAGGCGGCGGaacggccgccgctgccgccgccgccgccgcagcggcgGCAACCTTTCTTCCCTACGCCGCCGACCCTACGGGACTGCTCGCCGCCGCTCACCACTACTCGGCCGTTGCcgcagcggcggctgcggccgTGGCGTCGGGCCACGCGCCGCCACCCGTACCGCCGCCGCCCGTGCCTCCCCCGCCCTCTTcggccgcagcagcagccgctgcGGCGAGCCTGCTATTCTACCCAGCGCACATGCCGTTTCCCGGAGGATTGACCACTGCGCTCATGGCTGCTGAGAGA is part of the Rhipicephalus sanguineus isolate Rsan-2018 unplaced genomic scaffold, BIME_Rsan_1.4 Seq360, whole genome shotgun sequence genome and harbors:
- the LOC119377129 gene encoding forkhead box protein D1 — its product is MATSTPIESSRIAPYINVSATPPPPAPPQAPRHPSERLFLPPHSTAATVAVSGAAGARGGGGTAAAAAAAAAAAATFLPYAADPTGLLAAAHHYSAVAAAAAAAVASGHAPPPVPPPPVPPPPSSAAAAAAAASLLFYPAHMPFPGGLTTALMAAERLTTKNSSIADLRLKAQKHAAALGL